From the Campylobacter sp. CNRCH_2014_0184h genome, one window contains:
- the queC gene encoding 7-cyano-7-deazaguanine synthase QueC codes for MKKALCIISGGMDSTLCAYLAKKEGYEIIALHFDYNQRTMLKERECFNKICEKLNIKTKYILDVSFIANIGGNSLTDLNLEIPKEKLHEKEVPNTYVPFRNGIFLSIAGAIAEKEKCESIFIGVVQEDSSGYPDCSANFIQKASEFINEGTTKTCNVTIKTPLVHLSKGQIVELALKEKVALEYTWSCYEREDKACGRCDSCLLRLKGFKEANVKDFIEYI; via the coding sequence ATGAAAAAAGCTCTTTGTATTATAAGTGGTGGTATGGATAGTACTTTATGTGCGTATTTAGCCAAAAAAGAAGGATATGAAATCATTGCTTTGCATTTTGATTACAATCAACGCACCATGCTTAAAGAAAGAGAATGTTTTAATAAAATTTGTGAAAAACTTAACATAAAAACAAAATATATTTTAGATGTTTCATTTATAGCAAATATTGGTGGTAATTCTTTAACGGATTTAAATTTAGAAATTCCCAAAGAAAAGCTACACGAAAAAGAAGTTCCAAATACTTATGTTCCTTTTAGAAATGGTATTTTTTTATCTATTGCAGGAGCCATAGCTGAAAAAGAAAAATGCGAAAGTATTTTCATAGGAGTAGTACAAGAAGATAGTAGTGGTTATCCTGATTGTAGTGCAAATTTCATACAAAAAGCAAGTGAGTTTATCAATGAAGGCACAACAAAAACTTGTAATGTTACAATTAAAACCCCATTAGTTCATCTAAGCAAAGGACAAATAGTTGAATTAGCTTTAAAAGAAAAGGTAGCCTTAGAATACACTTGGTCTTGCTATGAAAGAGAAGATAAAGCTTGTGGCAGATGTGATAGTTGTTTATTAAGATTAAAAGGCTTTAAAGAAGCCAATGTGAAAGATTTTATAGAGTACATTTAA
- a CDS encoding YceI family protein: MKKILLGSFLAASILASNALSKEFILDKAHTNVAFKIKHLQISNVNGNFKDYDAVVDFDSTKFEFNKLQANVKVASINTENKARDAHLQQDDFFKAKTHPNITFTMSKYEKISNEKGKMYGSLNIAGVSKDIVLDTEIGGVIKTDSGKEKAGFTLQGQIKRSDFKFAPDTSSLTLSDEVQINIEAEINEK, from the coding sequence ATGAAAAAAATACTACTTGGTTCATTTTTAGCTGCTTCAATTTTAGCAAGCAATGCTTTAAGTAAAGAATTTATTCTAGATAAAGCTCATACAAATGTAGCTTTTAAAATCAAGCATTTGCAAATTAGTAATGTAAATGGAAATTTTAAAGACTATGATGCAGTGGTTGATTTTGATAGTACTAAATTTGAATTTAATAAACTTCAAGCAAATGTAAAAGTTGCTTCTATAAATACTGAAAATAAAGCAAGAGATGCCCATTTACAACAAGATGATTTTTTCAAAGCAAAAACTCACCCAAACATCACTTTTACTATGAGCAAATATGAAAAAATTTCTAATGAAAAAGGTAAGATGTATGGCTCTTTAAATATTGCTGGTGTAAGTAAAGATATTGTTTTAGATACTGAAATTGGTGGGGTTATTAAAACAGATAGTGGTAAAGAAAAGGCAGGATTTACTTTACAAGGACAAATTAAAAGAAGTGATTTTAAATTTGCTCCAGATACCTCTAGCTTGACACTTAGTGATGAAGTGCAAATCAACATCGAAGCAGAAATTAACGAAAAATAA
- a CDS encoding substrate-binding domain-containing protein produces MKKFLFLSLFAAAALNAEILVYGPGGPAPVLKELAKQFEAKSGEKVIVNAGPTPKWIKQAKMDADIIYSGNTSMMDGFVKAMSKQIKIQDVQVLNARGSGMIVRANNPKKIKKFEDLLKDGVNVMVVDGAGQVGLYEDMALKIGKIENLEKLRKNIKVYAKNSKAAVDEWKNNPNIDALIIWTHWIKAVGEKENKFIKADKNSIIYRAAEIVPTQKGLKNPKVTEFIEFTQSKEAQKVWEKEGWLAK; encoded by the coding sequence ATGAAAAAATTTTTATTTTTAAGTTTATTTGCTGCAGCTGCATTGAATGCTGAAATTTTAGTTTATGGCCCAGGCGGTCCAGCTCCTGTTTTAAAAGAACTTGCTAAACAATTTGAAGCAAAAAGCGGAGAAAAAGTTATCGTTAATGCAGGGCCAACACCTAAATGGATCAAACAAGCCAAAATGGATGCTGATATCATTTATTCTGGTAACACATCTATGATGGATGGATTTGTTAAAGCTATGTCAAAACAAATCAAAATACAAGATGTTCAGGTTTTAAATGCTAGAGGATCAGGTATGATAGTAAGAGCTAATAACCCTAAAAAAATTAAAAAATTTGAAGACCTTTTAAAAGATGGTGTTAATGTTATGGTAGTTGATGGAGCAGGGCAGGTTGGCTTGTATGAAGATATGGCTTTAAAAATAGGAAAAATCGAAAACCTAGAAAAACTTAGAAAAAACATCAAAGTGTATGCTAAGAATTCAAAAGCAGCAGTTGATGAGTGGAAAAATAATCCAAATATCGATGCTTTAATCATTTGGACACATTGGATTAAAGCAGTTGGTGAGAAAGAAAATAAATTTATAAAAGCAGATAAAAACTCAATTATTTATAGAGCTGCTGAAATAGTACCAACACAAAAAGGTTTAAAAAATCCAAAAGTAACTGAATTTATAGAATTTACACAAAGCAAAGAAGCGCAAAAAGTATGGGAAAAAGAAGGTTGGTTAGCTAAATAA
- the metG gene encoding methionine--tRNA ligase, with product MRYITTPIYYVNDVAHIGHAYTTIIADTLARFYRLQGEKTFFLTGTDEHGQKIEQAASARNFTPKEYADEISAKFKKLWDEFEISYDYFIRTTDENHKLSVQKAFKKMFDKGDIYKGTYEGFYCVSCESYFTQTQLVNECHCPDCGKKTQLLKEESYFFKLSKYQDQILKWYKEKEPILPKNKANELIHFVESGLKDLSITRTSFEWGIKLPKELNDEKHVVYVWLDALMNYVSALGYGLDDKNMDLWPAHIHFVGKDILRFHAVYWPAFLMSLELPLPKFVAVHGWWTKDGEKMSKSKGNVVAPKEVADTFGLEAFRYFLLREVPFGNDGDFSQKALITRINAELSNELGNLLNRIIGMSAKYSQNIIDCKDVNLYFNQELNECKEYLDNAINALENIQPNRYLEELFKALSLANLSISRYEPWNLIKNDQMQKANALVALCANILTKVTILLSAAMPKTALKIAKALNFEISNENYQKLILNNQLCDLKSSVCEALFPKVELTQENKKEEKVEEKPSLAQIKIDDFKKIEIKVALVKDCQNIEGSEKLLKFQLELENGELRQVLSGIAKFYKASELIGKQVCVITNLKKAKIFGHESQGMILSAEKNGKLVLISPQSFIENGALIG from the coding sequence ATGCGTTATATTACTACTCCGATATATTATGTAAATGATGTGGCTCATATTGGTCATGCTTACACTACGATTATAGCAGATACTTTGGCTAGATTTTATCGCTTGCAAGGAGAAAAAACATTCTTTTTAACAGGTACAGATGAACATGGTCAAAAGATAGAGCAAGCTGCTAGTGCTAGAAATTTTACCCCTAAAGAATATGCAGACGAAATTAGTGCTAAATTTAAAAAACTTTGGGATGAGTTTGAGATTTCTTATGATTATTTCATCAGAACTACAGATGAAAATCACAAGTTAAGCGTACAAAAAGCATTTAAAAAAATGTTTGATAAAGGTGATATTTATAAAGGAACTTATGAAGGCTTTTATTGTGTTTCTTGTGAGAGTTATTTTACCCAAACTCAGCTTGTAAATGAGTGTCATTGTCCAGATTGTGGTAAAAAAACACAGCTTTTAAAAGAAGAAAGTTATTTTTTCAAGCTTTCTAAATATCAAGATCAAATTCTTAAATGGTATAAAGAAAAAGAGCCGATTTTACCTAAAAATAAGGCTAATGAATTAATCCACTTTGTAGAAAGTGGTTTAAAAGATCTTTCTATTACAAGAACGAGTTTTGAATGGGGTATAAAGCTTCCAAAAGAACTAAATGATGAAAAACATGTGGTATATGTTTGGCTTGATGCTTTGATGAATTATGTGAGTGCTTTGGGTTATGGACTTGATGATAAAAATATGGATCTATGGCCTGCTCATATTCATTTTGTAGGTAAAGATATCTTGCGTTTTCATGCAGTGTATTGGCCTGCGTTTTTGATGAGTTTAGAACTTCCTTTGCCTAAATTTGTAGCAGTACATGGCTGGTGGACTAAAGATGGTGAAAAAATGAGCAAATCTAAAGGTAATGTAGTAGCACCTAAAGAAGTAGCAGATACTTTTGGTTTAGAAGCTTTTAGATATTTTTTACTCAGAGAAGTTCCTTTTGGCAATGATGGGGATTTTTCACAAAAAGCATTAATCACTAGAATCAATGCAGAATTAAGCAATGAGCTTGGAAATTTATTAAATAGAATTATCGGCATGAGTGCTAAGTATTCTCAAAATATTATTGATTGTAAAGATGTGAATTTGTATTTTAATCAAGAATTAAATGAATGTAAAGAGTATTTAGATAATGCAATCAATGCTTTAGAAAATATCCAGCCAAATCGCTATTTAGAAGAACTTTTTAAGGCTTTATCTTTAGCAAATTTAAGTATTAGTAGGTATGAGCCTTGGAATTTAATTAAAAATGATCAAATGCAAAAAGCTAATGCCTTAGTAGCTTTATGTGCTAATATTTTAACAAAAGTTACTATTTTACTTTCAGCTGCTATGCCAAAAACAGCTTTAAAAATTGCCAAAGCTTTAAATTTTGAAATTTCAAACGAAAACTATCAAAAACTAATTTTAAACAATCAATTATGCGATTTAAAATCAAGTGTATGTGAGGCTTTATTTCCAAAAGTTGAATTAACCCAAGAAAACAAAAAAGAAGAAAAAGTAGAAGAGAAGCCAAGTTTAGCTCAAATTAAAATTGATGATTTTAAAAAAATTGAAATTAAAGTAGCACTAGTAAAAGATTGTCAAAATATAGAAGGCAGTGAAAAGCTTTTAAAATTTCAGCTTGAACTTGAAAATGGCGAACTAAGACAAGTGCTTTCGGGTATTGCTAAATTTTATAAAGCTAGTGAGTTAATAGGTAAGCAAGTTTGTGTTATTACTAATCTAAAAAAAGCTAAAATTTTTGGCCATGAAAGCCAAGGTATGATTTTAAGTGCAGAAAAAAATGGTAAATTAGTTTTAATTAGTCCACAAAGCTTTATCGAAAATGGAGCTTTAATAGGCTAA
- a CDS encoding class 1 fructose-bisphosphatase, which translates to MQELINDIQKAVIEISKELRYLKDFDYTTSQNATGDNQLKLDVKSDEIITRILKQSKGIKSLISEEKQEQLLINENEKYIVAYDPLDGSSLVDVNFAIGSIFAIYEQKASAKNLKAAVYAIYGVRLELIVCIDTPKLYRLNENDEFVFVKDLKLNEKGKLNASGGTQKNWSNTHRAFIKALFDEGYRLRYSGAMVSDLHQILLKGGGLFSYPATSDAPNGKLRAYFEVFPFAFIFEKAGGLSTNGENNSLLDLEFEKIHASTPCFLGSKYEIEKLKQAYKGL; encoded by the coding sequence ATGCAAGAATTAATTAACGATATACAAAAAGCAGTGATTGAAATTTCAAAAGAACTTAGATATTTAAAAGATTTTGATTATACTACTTCTCAAAATGCTACTGGAGATAATCAATTAAAACTTGATGTAAAAAGCGATGAGATTATCACTAGAATTTTAAAGCAAAGTAAAGGTATAAAAAGCTTAATTAGTGAAGAAAAACAAGAACAATTATTAATCAATGAAAATGAAAAATACATTGTTGCTTATGATCCTTTAGATGGCTCATCTTTGGTAGATGTGAATTTTGCTATAGGTTCTATTTTTGCTATTTATGAGCAAAAGGCTAGTGCAAAAAATCTAAAAGCAGCAGTTTATGCTATTTATGGTGTGCGTTTAGAGCTTATAGTATGCATAGATACTCCTAAGCTTTATAGGTTAAATGAAAATGATGAATTTGTTTTTGTTAAGGATTTAAAATTAAACGAAAAAGGCAAATTAAATGCAAGCGGCGGGACACAAAAAAATTGGTCAAATACTCATAGAGCTTTTATAAAAGCTTTATTTGATGAAGGATATCGCTTAAGATATTCAGGTGCTATGGTGAGTGATTTACACCAAATTTTACTCAAAGGTGGAGGATTATTTTCATATCCCGCAACAAGCGATGCGCCAAATGGAAAATTAAGAGCATATTTTGAGGTATTTCCTTTTGCTTTTATTTTTGAAAAAGCAGGAGGGCTTTCTACTAATGGAGAAAATAACTCTTTACTTGATTTAGAATTTGAAAAAATCCATGCAAGTACGCCATGCTTTTTGGGTTCAAAATATGAAATTGAAAAACTAAAACAAGCTTATAAAGGGCTTTAA
- the mobB gene encoding molybdopterin-guanine dinucleotide biosynthesis protein B has translation MKRLAMAFSGPSNSGKTTLITQVAKYFMEQNYKVCIIKHDPKDKASFDIAKKDSFKFFQSGADVMVLSPTRTTLFTHSPSTLDEAISKLGEFDFLFIEGLKTLDMPRISVFCKEVDESYFAYSKAIASYEKIENKNLTWLYLDDLESICDFVLKNSKKV, from the coding sequence ATGAAAAGATTAGCAATGGCTTTTAGTGGGCCTTCCAATTCAGGTAAAACAACTTTAATAACCCAAGTTGCTAAATATTTTATGGAACAAAATTATAAAGTATGTATTATAAAACATGATCCAAAAGATAAAGCAAGTTTTGATATAGCAAAAAAAGATAGTTTTAAATTTTTTCAAAGTGGTGCTGATGTAATGGTTTTAAGCCCTACAAGGACAACTTTATTTACACATTCTCCAAGTACTTTAGATGAAGCTATTTCCAAACTAGGAGAATTTGATTTTTTATTTATAGAGGGCTTAAAAACCTTAGATATGCCAAGAATTAGTGTTTTTTGCAAAGAAGTGGATGAGAGCTATTTTGCTTATTCTAAGGCTATTGCAAGCTATGAGAAAATCGAAAATAAAAATTTAACTTGGCTTTATTTGGATGATTTAGAAAGTATTTGTGATTTTGTATTAAAAAATTCAAAAAAAGTATAG
- a CDS encoding lytic transglycosylase domain-containing protein, whose product MLKKSVVLLLAGVVFANSAMYSYKELEQRPNSLAKDYYLYRLLEKNEFRKEEVEGLKEHIYRYVGRIKNAIETIIPPLGYNKEYEACYKFNAQNILDANATCQLIRLNSLTFIQDLNTSTRNEMKKIIPQDNPNLVKLLEAFNAKDPLSYAVLNYDSANFYKIYGFLKDKKDFFLEKDFVDELAKEKEFTNFVKEIIIKKKSPLIRKSLVNVDANLTFQDNAFYLGVNAILENDDKKALEFFQVAKDTFKSKPLVDNANFWIYLITQDKKYLDELAQSDSLNIYSLYARELKGLPLPKIEELSPKKQKNDFDMKDPFAWQKLAKEIAKGTPNELEKLAKDFYTKENIAIYAYIKERAEGFKKHYFIMPYFEYLKDYSTQRKAMILALARQESRFIPTAISTSYALGIMQFIPFLANHIGNKELQIPNFDQDMLFDPKTAYTFANHHLDYLESKLNSPVFVAYAYNGGIGFTTRMLKREDMFRAGKYEPFLSMELVPYAESRVYAKKVLANYIVYLHLLNDNTPISKFFETLTQNTDSQNTNQVLK is encoded by the coding sequence GTGTTGAAAAAAAGCGTGGTATTACTTTTAGCCGGAGTAGTTTTTGCAAATAGTGCGATGTATTCTTATAAAGAATTAGAGCAAAGACCAAATTCTTTAGCTAAGGATTATTATTTATATCGTTTATTGGAAAAAAATGAATTTAGAAAAGAAGAAGTTGAAGGTTTAAAAGAGCATATTTATCGTTATGTAGGGCGTATTAAAAATGCTATTGAAACGATTATTCCACCTTTGGGATATAATAAAGAATATGAAGCTTGTTATAAATTTAATGCGCAAAATATCTTAGATGCTAATGCTACTTGTCAGCTTATAAGATTAAACAGTTTAACTTTTATACAAGATCTTAATACTTCAACGCGTAATGAGATGAAAAAAATTATCCCGCAAGATAATCCAAATTTAGTAAAGCTTTTAGAAGCTTTTAATGCTAAAGATCCTCTAAGTTATGCGGTTTTAAATTATGATAGTGCAAATTTTTATAAAATTTATGGCTTTTTAAAAGATAAAAAGGATTTTTTTTTAGAAAAAGATTTTGTTGATGAGTTAGCAAAAGAAAAAGAATTTACAAATTTTGTAAAAGAAATTATCATTAAGAAAAAAAGTCCATTGATAAGAAAATCTTTAGTTAATGTAGATGCAAATTTAACTTTTCAAGATAATGCATTTTACTTAGGTGTGAATGCTATTTTAGAAAATGACGATAAAAAAGCACTGGAATTTTTCCAAGTAGCAAAAGATACTTTTAAAAGTAAGCCTTTAGTAGATAATGCAAATTTTTGGATTTATTTAATCACTCAAGATAAAAAGTATCTTGATGAGCTTGCTCAAAGTGATTCTTTAAATATTTATAGTCTTTATGCAAGGGAGTTAAAGGGCTTGCCTTTGCCTAAAATAGAAGAATTAAGTCCAAAAAAACAAAAAAATGATTTTGATATGAAAGATCCTTTTGCTTGGCAAAAACTTGCAAAAGAAATTGCAAAAGGTACTCCTAATGAGCTAGAAAAGCTTGCAAAAGATTTTTATACTAAAGAAAATATCGCTATTTATGCTTATATTAAAGAAAGAGCTGAGGGTTTTAAAAAACATTATTTCATTATGCCTTATTTTGAGTATTTAAAAGATTATTCTACACAAAGAAAGGCTATGATTTTAGCTTTAGCTAGACAAGAAAGCCGTTTTATCCCAACAGCCATTTCAACCTCTTATGCTTTAGGTATTATGCAATTTATTCCATTTTTAGCTAATCATATAGGCAATAAAGAATTGCAAATTCCAAATTTTGACCAAGATATGCTTTTTGATCCAAAAACAGCCTATACTTTTGCAAATCATCATTTAGATTATTTAGAATCTAAGCTTAATTCTCCGGTATTTGTGGCTTATGCTTATAATGGAGGTATAGGATTTACTACTAGAATGCTCAAAAGAGAAGATATGTTTAGAGCGGGAAAGTACGAACCATTTTTATCTATGGAGCTTGTTCCTTATGCAGAAAGTAGGGTGTATGCTAAAAAGGTTTTAGCTAATTATATTGTGTATTTGCATCTTCTGAACGATAATACACCGATTTCGAAATTTTTTGAAACTTTAACTCAAAACACTGATTCTCAAAACACAAATCAAGTTTTAAAATAG
- a CDS encoding YggT family protein, translated as MGVGTSLIVSLVQIFSLVIEIYVWIIIIAALISWVRPDPYNPIVQILYRLTNPAYAFVRRFIPTTIGSIDLAPLIIILGLKFIQIFLSNLILGSL; from the coding sequence ATGGGAGTTGGAACAAGTTTGATTGTATCTTTGGTGCAAATTTTTTCTTTAGTGATTGAAATTTATGTATGGATTATAATTATTGCTGCTTTAATTTCTTGGGTAAGGCCTGATCCATATAATCCTATAGTACAAATTTTATATCGTTTAACTAATCCTGCTTATGCTTTTGTAAGAAGATTTATCCCTACTACTATAGGAAGTATTGATTTAGCACCTTTGATTATTATTTTAGGATTAAAATTTATCCAAATATTTTTATCAAATTTAATTTTAGGAAGTTTATAA
- the gltX gene encoding glutamate--tRNA ligase, protein MYRFAPSPTGDMHIGNLRAALFNYIKARQENTDFILRIEDTDNARNIAGKEEEIKAILKEFGITWQHYYVQSENLKFHRQMALKLVSEKKAFACFCTEDELAHKKELAKSKNQAYRYDGTCEKLADIDVLNCEKPFVIRLKKPQSQMKFTDYIKGEISFNPEDIDSFVIMRADKTPTYNFACAVDDMLEGVTCIIRGEDHVSNTPKQEHIRASLGYDKSMTYAHLPIILNEEGVKMSKREAHSSVKWMLDNGYLASAIANYLILLGNKTPKEIFTLEEAIEWFDLKKVSKSPARFDTKRLMQINREHIKMLDNDKLNSLLNLGKDVAELAKFYTQEASTLNEIREKIQAIFAVKNYNKFENECKLIKEILKDLDLPQEYDEFKKILMEKTNLKGKNFFMPLRLVLTGVTHGPEMSEIYTLIKPFVKEIIKE, encoded by the coding sequence ATGTATAGGTTTGCACCATCGCCTACTGGAGATATGCATATTGGAAATTTAAGAGCAGCTTTGTTTAATTATATTAAAGCAAGACAAGAAAATACAGATTTTATTTTGCGTATTGAAGATACGGATAATGCTAGAAATATTGCTGGAAAAGAAGAAGAAATAAAAGCTATTTTGAAAGAATTTGGTATAACTTGGCAGCATTATTATGTACAAAGTGAAAATTTGAAATTTCATCGTCAAATGGCTTTAAAGCTAGTAAGTGAAAAAAAAGCTTTTGCTTGTTTTTGTACTGAGGATGAGTTAGCGCATAAAAAAGAATTAGCTAAAAGTAAAAATCAAGCATATAGATATGATGGCACTTGTGAAAAATTAGCAGATATTGATGTGTTAAATTGTGAGAAACCTTTTGTAATTCGTCTTAAAAAACCTCAATCTCAAATGAAATTTACTGATTATATTAAAGGTGAGATTAGTTTTAATCCTGAAGATATTGATAGTTTTGTGATTATGAGAGCGGATAAAACCCCAACTTATAATTTTGCTTGTGCGGTTGATGATATGTTAGAAGGTGTTACTTGTATTATAAGGGGAGAAGATCATGTTTCAAATACTCCTAAGCAAGAGCATATTAGAGCAAGTTTGGGTTATGATAAAAGCATGACTTATGCACATTTACCTATCATCTTAAATGAAGAGGGTGTTAAAATGAGTAAAAGAGAGGCTCATTCTAGTGTAAAATGGATGCTTGATAATGGATATTTAGCAAGTGCTATTGCAAATTATTTAATCCTTTTAGGCAATAAAACTCCAAAAGAGATTTTTACTTTAGAAGAAGCTATAGAATGGTTTGATTTGAAAAAAGTTTCAAAATCTCCTGCTAGATTTGATACTAAGCGTTTAATGCAAATTAATCGTGAGCATATAAAAATGCTTGATAATGATAAATTAAATTCTTTGTTAAATTTAGGCAAAGATGTAGCGGAGCTTGCAAAATTTTATACTCAAGAAGCTAGCACACTAAATGAGATAAGAGAAAAAATACAAGCCATTTTTGCAGTTAAAAATTATAATAAATTTGAAAATGAGTGTAAGTTGATTAAAGAGATTTTAAAAGATTTGGATTTACCTCAAGAATATGATGAGTTTAAAAAGATTTTGATGGAAAAAACAAATTTAAAAGGTAAAAATTTCTTTATGCCTTTGCGTTTAGTATTAACAGGGGTTACCCATGGACCTGAAATGAGTGAAATTTATACTCTAATCAAGCCTTTTGTTAAAGAAATTATAAAGGAGTAA
- a CDS encoding PepSY-like domain-containing protein, with product MKLKIALMALALASCVFARDMVVGVNALPANSKNFIQKHFTGSNIALVKQDIDSFDVYLDNGTELEFFINGDWKEIDAKYRPIDTSFLSPNVLTTIKKMHPNASIIKVEKEIQGYKFKLNNMMEIYTDVNGNFLGQKFDD from the coding sequence ATGAAATTAAAAATAGCTTTAATGGCATTAGCTCTAGCAAGTTGTGTTTTTGCAAGAGATATGGTTGTAGGTGTAAATGCTTTACCAGCAAATTCTAAAAATTTTATACAAAAACATTTTACAGGCTCAAACATAGCTTTAGTTAAACAAGATATTGATAGTTTTGATGTTTATTTAGACAATGGAACTGAACTTGAGTTTTTTATCAATGGAGATTGGAAAGAAATTGATGCAAAATACAGACCAATTGATACTTCTTTTTTAAGTCCAAATGTTTTAACAACGATTAAGAAAATGCACCCAAATGCAAGTATAATTAAAGTTGAAAAAGAAATTCAAGGTTATAAATTTAAACTAAATAATATGATGGAAATTTATACTGATGTAAATGGAAATTTCTTAGGACAAAAATTTGATGATTAA
- a CDS encoding HyaD/HybD family hydrogenase maturation endopeptidase, whose protein sequence is MKLLILGIGNIMFADEGLGVHLCKLLEKNYKFYHEKDSVSFVDGGTLALQLSYIIAEYDEMVVIDCIAADDAKIGDIFFFPYDAMPKKVNWSGSAHEVEMLQTLQYMELMGDLPKTQILACVPKRIEPLSFKLSKEVLSALEKMEKILLDFLEKKGFTYERVANYNIQELALNSYKS, encoded by the coding sequence TTGAAACTTCTAATCTTAGGTATTGGTAATATTATGTTTGCAGATGAGGGCTTAGGCGTTCATCTTTGCAAACTTTTAGAAAAAAATTATAAGTTTTATCACGAAAAAGACTCAGTGAGCTTTGTAGATGGTGGAACTTTGGCTTTACAACTTAGTTATATTATAGCTGAATATGATGAAATGGTTGTGATTGATTGTATTGCAGCAGATGATGCTAAGATCGGAGATATTTTTTTCTTTCCTTATGATGCAATGCCAAAAAAAGTTAATTGGAGTGGTAGTGCACATGAGGTTGAGATGCTTCAAACTTTACAATATATGGAGCTTATGGGAGATTTACCTAAAACTCAAATTTTAGCCTGTGTGCCAAAGCGCATAGAACCATTGAGTTTTAAACTTTCAAAAGAAGTCTTGAGTGCTTTAGAAAAAATGGAGAAAATTTTACTTGATTTTTTAGAGAAAAAAGGCTTTACTTATGAGAGAGTTGCTAATTATAATATACAAGAGCTTGCTCTAAATTCTTATAAAAGCTAA